The Gossypium hirsutum isolate 1008001.06 chromosome D02, Gossypium_hirsutum_v2.1, whole genome shotgun sequence region CTTGGCAACTCTTGCGATTCTAGAAATCAGGTTTTGTTGCTTTGGTGGAAGAAGCAAGTCTACACGATCATGATCTTCACTCTCTTGTGTTTGATCTAATCCCATTACTAACACAACATGATCTGCTCCTTTTGCTATCTTCACTGATTGAGCAATGAAGGCAGAAGAACAATTAACTGCATTACAACCTTGGTGAAACCTGGTGTCTTTAACATAACTTTGCAGCCCTTGCAATGGTGTAACAGGTTTGCAAGGAGGGCCTGCATAGTTTCCGACAAGTGTTTTTGCAGAATTCGCATTAGGCCCTATCACTGCAAGGGAAGTAGTTTTGGTTTTCGAAAGCGGAAGGAGTTTATCCGTGTTCTTCAGAAGGACAATGCCATTTCGAGCAGCCTCAAGGGCAAGATTCCGATGCTCTTGAGAACAGACCTTATCTGAACCAATGGTTCCATAAGGCTGTTTAACTGGATTGCCGTCGAAAAGCCCCAGCCTTATTCTGActgagaaaaggttatgaaggGCTCTGTCTATTTTAGATACAggtaattttctcttttcaacAGCTGATTTGGTGTATTTCTTCAAATAGGTACCACAGTTGACATCCATTCCTGTAAAATTCGTTGATCAAAGGTTCATAACGATGATATTAACGTCCATCAATACAGCCTAGCTttagatattaaaaaaaactaataccaGCTTTAAGAACATCAGCTACAGCATCCTCTGGTAGTTTAGCATATCCTTGATCTTCATGAATGATGGCGACAGCATCACAGTCAGAGGTGATGTATCCATTGAAACCCCATTGGCCTCGGGCTGTTTTCGACAACAGATTGTAATCAGCACAGTTAGGGACTCCATTAACACGATTGTAAGCACACATTATCCCACTAGCTTTCCCTTGCTGTATGCAGCTCTGGAATGGAGGCTGATATGTATCTGCCAGATCCTGTAAACTGACCTGAAATACACAAAAAAATGGAGTTTTCCAAATTCAAAGCCaatcaaacaaacaaattatGTTACAAATTTTGACGTGTACAATTTACACATACTTTTGCATTGAAGACATATCGTTTCACTCCTTTCCAGTTATCCAAATCATAAGCAGTAAAATGCTTACAACAAGCTGAAGCTTGAAGATGTTGGCCAAGTTTCCCACCTTCAAAAGAGTCCCCTTGTATCCCTCTCACAAATGAAACTGCATATTTCCCAGAAACCAATGGATCCTCACCAGGCGTCTCTTGCCCTCTTCCCCACCTTGGATCCCTATATATATTAATGTTGGGTGCCCAAAATGTCATGCCCATTGCTTGTCCAGCGTTGTAAATAGCTCTAGCTTCTATTCCAACTGCCTGAAAACaatcataaattgaaaatatgaatcataaaaaaagatgaaaaaaaaggggTCCTTGAGGACTTGCCTGAGCAATGCGATACCAAAGGTGAGCATCAAAGGAAGCAGCGGTGAGAATGACTTGAGGGAAACTGGTGGCTGACTGGATTGTTCCATTGAAACGAATACCTTGCGTGACCCTCAACGAATAGGCAACACCATGCAGCGCTTCGGACCACCATTGATAGGCAGGGATGCCAAGTCTTGGAATGGAGGAGGCTGAGTTAACGAGTTGGGATATCTTCTCGTCTAATGTGAGCCTGGAAACCAGATCCTGGACACGTTGGGTGATGGGGAGTGTAGTTTTGCAAAAAGGGTAGGATTTGGTTCGTGGGTCGGATATGTCGCAGGAGAACGGAGGCTGAGTCGACTCAGCTAAGATGAGCAGCAATGAAGTAAGGTGAATGAGATAAAGGACGGATAGAGTTGGGAGTTTCATGTTGGTAAAGGTGACTGAATTGTTAGAGCAGAACTGGAACGAGCGAATAGACAAGGAAGTGGTGTGAGAGCTTTGCTGCATCTCTTGTCTAATGAGTTATGGGACCACTGTTACACTGAATGGGCTTTTGGGACCTTATTCTGTTACAAGATAATATCacgagttatttttttaattaagattttcgtttattatgaattaatactTGAACCTAAAATTTCTTTTAGACGTAATTGATATCAAAATTTggaaacatattaatttattattttcttttaggtATTTGACTATCATCATCATCAAAATACGTGGACATAACATTGATATCTAATAATACATGACAACCTTTCATTTTGAcacatgataaaaataaaaataaaaaattatttaaaaattttatcacatGTCATCATGCTATTGACTATTAATGTCATATCAATCTTTTTAACAGTGTTTTTAACAGTGTTAGTCAGATACCtaaaaaaagtatcaaattgatttacaattttcaaatttaggtatcaattaggtaaaaaaaacaattaacgTACCAAGTAAGTACAAGTTGCCAAATTTAAATAGTTTCGTATATATTAAtccttttattactattttttttaaagatttgttACTAATTTTTTCAATACCgtctatatatatattgtatttgtGGGTTAAAACACTAGCAAAAACTTATCAACtctaaaattataattacaaataGTGAAATGcccttaataatttttaataaattattatatcatatttttattaaaatcaaataatggTTTATTATTACTATTCTCATTAATATTAAAGTCATTATTAAAGTTcatcaattaattattaaaataaaatatattatctgaattttttattaaattgaatatcaattaatatttttatttttgttttgaatattttattattataaaagtgAATGTTCATTAGAATAAAAAGTTTGATATACATTAAAACTCTAAAGTTCATTAGGAGTAGAACTATATGtaatttatacttcttatgtctataaatatagacttgGAGAAGTATTGCTCTCctattttattgataaataaaataagtaactACGTTTGCTCTCCtatttctcttatttttattctctctatttttttatttcataacaattttgaagttgttataaaataaagggagacggagagaataaagaacaaaaaaaatatgaaagcaataaataatgtactttattgatcaaaggaAGGATTACAATACTTCATCAGaatatctatttataggcataagaagtataaaagaagtagagatctaattctaataactattagaatttaaagtacattaaaactttatcttaatcatgatggacatccacttaataagatattcatatcACTCCCCATTGGATGTCCATTTATAGATAATGtacctcgttaaaaccttattaggaaaactttgtgggataaaaacctaataaggaaaaagagtacacaatctataatatgcataatatgttgcattattaaaaaccttaccaggaaaacccaatgggacaaaacctcgattaagggaaaaagagtgcaaCTCATATTTACTTCCCCTCATGAAAGCATCACATATTTTGttatattctacgtattcaatcttgaatactagtttttcaaatgtctatttgaatgtatttgctaagcatttatattaccattcttttaaaagtcatgagtgagagaaatttggggaaatatattttgatctcttcaagagattcaacaataatcataacaaactttaatcatgattcttttataaaaacacaaataggtattttggatcattttataatcctccttcaactactattcactaagtcaaatttgccacatatgttcaaattatttcaatttatataaatgaacaatttattgagaatttcaatatgcttctagcatcctaaattcttcaaggattttaatataaactttactatatagtgattcataaaaggttataacaataaccattagacgcaagttaaatcttttatgaattgtcaatttaataatatatctaaaggttattacttccaccacaaaagaatattatatcttttcataatcaattttTATTCTGCTTTTGCAAAACTATTTCAATTGCACCCtcattggctttatacctttcaatatttggactactggtccaaaaactccacgaatttaattgtacttgagttgcgtcttttTATTtcgatcaatttattccatatctatatttctcaatagattaaTTCAAGatcttccttttatttcattatttcaataataatattgcatacaAAATAATTGTCGATCATAtttattattcggttccacattttctcgaattgacgtAACTTATTGAAATctcttatttttatcattttaaagtttagtttcaagtacctgaatctcttttgaagttttacttattagttatgtctcgggtctcttctagagcatccgcctccactatatgaccatctaaaagaattttcatctttggaaccgattaatctattatttattctaactgattgtcctactggaactttgattcaaattaaaatattagatgatatataacacttggttattctcattaactttgtaaatacatctaatagttaacttgtaatgagttatccttattgaacttctggttcaaattactctccctctaactcattacaagttattatttttcTCCCCTAATGTCgagaaaactatcgaatcaaaattgtaatcacaaatcatgtcataattgaatctcaaatacatttaaaacattattaatataaagaaacttgtaattaatatatattcccaactttctttgaggattcactcatctttgtgcgttgtcgtggagcaattggaacatatacgcacatacaaaaattcaaagataagaAATGTTTAGGtcttgatcaaaaaccaattgtaatggggagtatttataacttattggcttgatgcgtacaacacgtaaatcaacataatctcatgttgaaataggaagtttaattctcataagtaatggtttagacattaataAGAGGtgctcaatcaataatttctctaaaccattatgcgcaaacttttacaaaagattttcaaactcaatcaataaaagattgagatataaactcatcagtattagcaagatgaattgtcttaattgcatgatttgaaattaattattcaaacaagcaatcttgcaaatgataggttgcaaattgataacacaaatgtgattattttgtagatgcatctaccaaaatcatataatatcaaaactatCCACATGGAGGATGAATGAGCTCATATTCGTTTCAGAAatacaagacattaaatctcaactttagctaatgagtttctaataattaattttcattgaGAGCAAGCAACATAtgagaattcttttaaattaaagaatcttctggttctttaatggatgtccatgtgaattcttaattaattttcgcatcatatatgatctaggatagtctaactggtcacgccaagtagtaaatacatttgtatcagtaaacttctggtttactttaacatgtgtttcaattgtactaaattgtaacaaattaataattttactatcattctttttactttgtatccacatataagtgcaATTGTGatatttactactggaaatgtctaaatcaacgtgaatattataatgtcactaagtcaacaaaataaatataatttctaaacaattatatgcaatactcgcttcagggaatatgccaaaattttcaaatatctaaaaaagaaattgcaactttaagtgcatccaaccataacaagctttagatagaattatcatattttattacttATAAATAATTCTTTCACAGTAAAATATTTTGCTTCCAACCTCTTAAtgaggatgatgacaaaagaagatcacaaagattataaaataaatataaattaataacacaatccTCTCTTTTCCATCCTTTCAAAATAGGTATTTATAGaaatagtgattcatatgaaatataatattttcctcattcacaatctcaatataagatccattataaatatctttaaaaaccaatggattaactatcacaagatattaatatattaactcttctagagctttcgactaattttgtacgatcaaatattggaataatatttgtttgttttagtaccaaataagataaatactttctatctataatgatagaatttattactacattctcatatccttccttaaagaatattaacagaaacaaaatatttaggcatatgccacatatgtggccaataatctttcatatcacattgataacataagttatctttaccatttgaagagttatcttgagaactctcattgttctcttatttattactatgtttccacttttagtggtccatgattatatctttaattttctttatgtttgcattcacttcagggaatgcaacaaatctagtaggacagACTTCTAAATGCTTctattgattctttatttcataatcaccatcgcaaaacatgcgtggatttcaaattaaaatctatctattcacgttgtcatgattagtctccaattataaaaaaacatgatataataaataaaaatatagtaaaatatacttgatgatctttaacatcatcgtcatcaccaTGTTCCATTATGAGATTAAATCTTTCAACATCCTGAAGGAAAAGTTGTAAGGGTGAAAGTTTAAGATGAAAGATGAATTGGATTTGGGAGACAACTTcgaaagattttaaaagaaaaaaatagagaatcatcgtgctgataacgtgttataaaataaagagagacgaagagaataaagaacaaagaaaatatgaaagtaataaagaatgtactttattaatcaaagggatgattacaatgcttcatcagagtctctatttataggcataaaacGTATAAaaaaagtagagatctaattctaataactattagaatttaaagtacattaaaactttattttaatcatgatggacatccacttaataaaatattcataacataagtaaaattcttaatttttattaatttaaatattggcTAATTTTATGTTTAAGTGAATCAAATAAACTATTTTCATTCCTTAATCAATTAtatattgtttaaattaattaattaattatcaaataatcttatcattaattaattattaaaataaaatgctttattcaaatattttgtttaaattgaatactaACTAATATTTCTGACTATTTTACTATAAAAGACCCATTTCCTACTTTATTTACAGAAATGGGCCACTTTAAACTTtctttaccggaatgggccaaaACATTAAAACGCGTCCACGTAGGCACGTTTTaatggaaaatttcaaaaaaacgcGTCCCTGAGGGAGCGCTTTTGCCATGTCAACATAAAATGCGCTGACACGGCAAAAGCGCTCCCTCAAGGACGCGCTTTAGCCGTGTTTTTGACCCTAATGgtcatttaaaaatttgactgttCGGGAgccaacggtaaaaaaaactataaacccCCACCTATTTTTTTTCACACAAtttccttgaatttttttttccaaatttctctctaaatttctcaaagctctctttaaatcacaatttcctttaattattttttctaaataaatattattattatttttataatttctactatatttgatcgtgttagcaataaTCGGGGAATTAATTTGtctcgatcataaacatatctccgtcgagtaaatgaaaatggtaaggttaatttcaatttttgaatattattttttttcatttatgtaattttaattaatatttattttataatattttcataatagTCGGTAGAttgggtgttacaatgttatattcgtaacatgtttggtcctccatcaccgttaatagaaaattacttgaggAAAGCTGGTTTTTGGCACGTGACCAATATAGGAtgggggtgcaagttggactcGAAACTCATTAGCGCGTTTATAGAAAGGTGGAGactcgagacgcacacatttcatcttccatacGGGGAGTTTACCATCTCTTGGAGGACGTGCAATTACAATTGAGGTTGCCAGTGGATGGGTCCATGCTCACTGGGTCTGCTCAATCTGTTCATTGGGGAGCCATATGCTATGATCTTTTGGGTGCAATTTTAGATAATATTTACGGAGGtcagatcgagatgggctggttacagGACACATTTCTGGAGCTAGGGGATGATTCTactgaagtagaaagaatacgataCGTTCGGGCATACATCATTGAGATGATTTGAGGTTATCTGATGTCAGACTTTTCACGAAAACTCGTACATCTGaggtggctgctgaaactcgtcaATTTTAGAGCAGTTGACAAACTTAGTTGGGGGTCTACCGTGTTGTCGACATTGTACTGGGAGATGTGCCGGACGACGCAACCAAGTAAAGCCAAAATCGGAGGTTCCCTATCATTGCTACAATCATGAGCTTGGTTTTGCTTTCCATTTTTatgtcctcgagtgaaccacccgtATACATTCCAACTCTTAACGaggtaaaatttattttatattttacaattattatatagatttaaaatataattttatgctaaaattttatttaattaggtggaaccgtttggcgagttatgttggaatacctactgttcttgaagatatacagcttctattagaccaacggttgGAAACgcatgtaagtatatatatgaacaTAACATAGTTGTTTCATATTTAGtgtttagtattatgtatataactaatatttttatcacgttcatatagtttcaGTGGACACCATttgaggatccggcaattcggccAGTAATTCCAGATGAATTCCTACAAAATCCAAACATCTGGCACGTTAgggtcccattggtcaactacGTTATCATCGAGATGCACCAAACGAATATAATGTTACAGTAATTTTGATTTCGACAATTGATTCCCATGTCACTTGAGGTGCTCGATGAAGAGCACAAAATTGACTTACGGTGACCGAATACGCATTGGCCAGTCTTCTTTTTAGATCATATCAAAATGTGGGAAAATCGGTATGATCATATACCTACTTGCGAACCGATCATCGTTCTAGAGTTAGCGTGTAAGTCGaattacatgccatggtttaagaTCCATGCCAAGCCATATTTGCTTTTCGAATAGCAGAGGTGTCGGCAATTCCATGTCAAAAGGGAACGACGAGGCCCTTTAAATCTAATGAGAAGGGCTGAAAGGACGGGCCCATCAATAGCAACCATGTAATTATTAGGACCAATGCCCACACCTCAAACTACGATGCCCACACCACAGCCCCTTTAGAttatgccaggtgcgtatcctagcccttatatgtatcctaacccttatatgtttccttttcctaGTCCTATGccaggttggaatgcatggcTCGGTGTATCTCCTTTCTTGATAACTCAGACTCAACTGACGATATATAGGCCATCGTCGTAGGAGGGATCGCATGAGGCACCGTCGGGGAGCTCATCTCATTTCCAATCCCCATCGCATTTTGGGATTCAAACACCTTTATAGTTATTGTTCAATAAAGGTGGGTtatcctcccaacacccacaaccagAACAACCGCAACCCGAATCGAAACAACCACAGACCCCGAAGGAAGCTGAACCAATAAGGAATCCAACGTGTAACCGTTGACCACCCCCATGTGGCACTAATTCTGACTGACACatgcattgattttttttaatatatttgtacaaattgttgttatattgtttcatttaataaaatagaagtttttttgaatattttaatagtaaattatttttatattttatcctatttaataaaataaaagttcttttgaataaggcTATAGAAATAATGCAATATagtttcatttaatcaattatgAACTATTTTGATTTAGACATATTCAAATTGTAtgacctgggttcctacaccatccacaCAACTTCTATTGGTTCGTTCTTTCCCGGATAACCATATTATCACGTATTTTAATCAAACAAGGTAGACCTTTTGGTTTACGATGCAATTCTCTATCTGGTAACAACTTAAACGGAGCAAGCGATACAAACGGCCACTTACGTTTATCTGGGATCGGTGGGAATACATGTCTccacacattgtacatgtattctaaTTTATACACTTCGTCGACATAACTTATGGGATCCAAATGGAGGTTCTAACAAGCTGCAATTACACGAGTGCATGGATAATGAAGTCGCAAGTCATATTTCTtaggtgtacacgatattgcccacTGGTAATACCTTGGTTTGGTCTATTGAACTCCATCACGCAAAACCATAGATTGTCGTGATCGTGACACAATGTGTGCATGGTGTTGGGCTGCGCCTTTACATTGTTAATTTCTTACACTACCTTCCAGCACCATATATGGCCTTCCTATATTTGGCTTTTATAACTCGCTACTTGCTTTGGAAATAGTGCCACCAAACAAAAGTATGTCTCCTGCATAACGGAGGTTATCGACAAATGACATGTTCCTTTTAGAacataatttatgcattcagTCAGGTTTGAGGTATATGACTATATCGTAGGTCACtgtcgtatgcttgtgtccactgatcgaaaggtatgttacagaggtagttTGCGCCTTAATCGTTAACTGACCACAAAAtcgccaacatctcatgaaaacggcTCTTATTG contains the following coding sequences:
- the LOC107910582 gene encoding probable beta-D-xylosidase 7; this encodes MQQSSHTTSLSIRSFQFCSNNSVTFTNMKLPTLSVLYLIHLTSLLLILAESTQPPFSCDISDPRTKSYPFCKTTLPITQRVQDLVSRLTLDEKISQLVNSASSIPRLGIPAYQWWSEALHGVAYSLRVTQGIRFNGTIQSATSFPQVILTAASFDAHLWYRIAQAVGIEARAIYNAGQAMGMTFWAPNINIYRDPRWGRGQETPGEDPLVSGKYAVSFVRGIQGDSFEGGKLGQHLQASACCKHFTAYDLDNWKGVKRYVFNAKVSLQDLADTYQPPFQSCIQQGKASGIMCAYNRVNGVPNCADYNLLSKTARGQWGFNGYITSDCDAVAIIHEDQGYAKLPEDAVADVLKAGMDVNCGTYLKKYTKSAVEKRKLPVSKIDRALHNLFSVRIRLGLFDGNPVKQPYGTIGSDKVCSQEHRNLALEAARNGIVLLKNTDKLLPLSKTKTTSLAVIGPNANSAKTLVGNYAGPPCKPVTPLQGLQSYVKDTRFHQGCNAVNCSSAFIAQSVKIAKGADHVVLVMGLDQTQESEDHDRVDLLLPPKQQNLISRIARVAKNPVILVLLSGGPVDISFAKNDQHIGSILWAGYPGEAGGRALAEIIFGDHNPGGRLPVTWYPQSYVNVPMTDMRMRPEPSSSYPGRTYRFYQGPKVFEFGYGLSYSNYTYEILPVTQNRVHIMVESSNPHRYLPVSEMGDEVCEKMKYTVKVRVKNHGAMAGKHPMLLFVRQPKMVNGRPVRQLVAFQSVNLNAGERADVEFELRPCEHLSSAKKDGSMVIEEGSYLLSIGDKESEIQVVK